The sequence GGCGTTTTTCATTAGAATGGTGCGTGGCTTAAGCTTGACCTAAACGGCGGCGTAAATGCAGCCATTTGTCTAAGCTTTGACCAAAAGCCTGGCGATCTTTCGGCGACAGCGCAGCTGGCCCACCCGTGTGGATGCCGCTGCCGCGTAAAGTATCCATAAAATCACGCATGGTCAGCCGCTCCTGTATGGTCTCGAGAGTAAACGGTTCACCACGAGAACTGATCACAACGGCTTTTTTGGCTAAGGCATCGGAGGCCAAAGGAATGTCGGCGGTGATCACCAGGTCATTAGGCTCAATCAAGCGCACAATCTCATTGTCCGCCTCATCAAAACCGTGTGCCACCACGCGATTCTTAATGTAGGGCGACGGCGGCGTATGCATGGGGCGGTTCGCCACCAGCGTGACGTTGACCTGCTCTCGTTCGGCTGCCCGAAATAAAATGTCTTTAATCACCACGGGGCAGGCATCGGCATCAACCCAAATTTGCATCTTCATCCTTTACGTTTCATTTTGACACATGCTAACACACCTTAGCCCAAACCCGCCGCTTGTGGGCTGCGCTTGTGGGCCCGTTGATACCCTGGGCGTGCCTGTATCCTCAGCCACCATTGCCATAAGGCCGGATGACTGTGCTCGCTCAAACCGGCACGCTGAATCGCCAGGCTAATGGGTACGCTCATCATGTAGGATGAGTCGTGACCCACGCGGGTTTTAAATGGGGGCACCTGAGTACGTTAGGAGTGGTGGGTAGGCTACGCTTTACCCACCCTACGCGACGATAAATAATCTATGGTTTGTTGCATTCTACACTCGACGCTAAACGTTCTTCTTTCTCCAGCCCAATACAAAGGGCCTTAAATGACAAAATCACAGGCCCTTTGGTTAAACTTACACTTAATTTATGGCAAACCCGACTACTCAGACATGCCGATTAAATCGGTTCCGTAAGAATTATCAATCGCACACAGCCATCGACCATCTGCGCTGCGCGTAAACACATAGGTCGCCCGCCTATCCATGCTGTAGGCTTGCTCATCTTTTTCTGAATCTAAAAACGTTTGCG comes from Neisseriaceae bacterium CLB008 and encodes:
- a CDS encoding YaiI/YqxD family protein gives rise to the protein MQIWVDADACPVVIKDILFRAAEREQVNVTLVANRPMHTPPSPYIKNRVVAHGFDEADNEIVRLIEPNDLVITADIPLASDALAKKAVVISSRGEPFTLETIQERLTMRDFMDTLRGSGIHTGGPAALSPKDRQAFGQSLDKWLHLRRRLGQA